In one window of Candidatus Binatia bacterium DNA:
- the sufT gene encoding putative Fe-S cluster assembly protein SufT gives MWNSEELISLRREVAAIQIPSGAPLTLPAGTEVRITQSLGGTYTVLTPWGLARVEGKDADALGLQPEPSSTNAQAVSEPTSAEEVQKAVWEQLKTCYDPEIPVNIVDLGLVYSCQVKPLEGGGYRVEVRFTLTAPGCGMGDWLAHDIRQKVESIPGVKEADVQVVFDPPWHHDMMSDAAKLELGWF, from the coding sequence ATGTGGAACAGCGAAGAACTGATCTCCTTGCGGCGCGAAGTCGCGGCTATACAAATCCCCAGTGGAGCACCTCTGACGCTCCCGGCCGGGACCGAGGTCCGCATCACTCAGTCGCTCGGTGGAACATACACCGTGCTCACGCCGTGGGGCTTGGCTCGAGTCGAAGGCAAAGACGCAGATGCGCTTGGCCTACAGCCGGAGCCCAGTTCCACGAATGCCCAAGCTGTCAGCGAACCTACGTCGGCCGAAGAGGTGCAAAAGGCGGTGTGGGAGCAGCTCAAGACCTGTTACGACCCGGAAATTCCGGTGAACATCGTCGACCTCGGTTTGGTGTACTCGTGCCAGGTCAAGCCTCTCGAGGGCGGCGGGTACCGCGTGGAAGTTCGCTTCACCCTAACGGCCCCAGGCTGTGGAATGGGCGACTGGCTGGCTCACGATATCCGTCAGAAAGTGGAAAGCATCCCCGGCGTCAAAGAGGCAGACGTGCAGGTAGTTTTCGATCCGCCCTGGCACCACGACATGATGTCGGATGCGGCCAAACTCGAGTTAGGCTGGTTCTGA
- a CDS encoding SUF system NifU family Fe-S cluster assembly protein — MKVAPELRELYQEMIVDHGRRPRNFRRLENASCRAEGFNPLCGDRVTVYLACDNGTVRDAAFEGQGCAISMASASMMTEAIKGKSRAEVERMFEAFHRLLTEEEAVAAPELGKLEVFAGVREFPSRVKCAVLAWHTLKAALFGAKEPVSTE; from the coding sequence ATGAAGGTCGCCCCAGAGCTTCGCGAGCTGTATCAAGAGATGATCGTGGACCATGGCCGGCGGCCGAGAAACTTTCGCCGACTGGAAAATGCATCGTGCCGGGCCGAAGGGTTCAACCCACTCTGTGGGGACCGAGTTACCGTCTACCTAGCGTGCGACAACGGCACCGTGCGCGACGCCGCATTTGAGGGACAAGGTTGTGCCATTTCGATGGCTTCCGCTTCGATGATGACAGAAGCAATCAAGGGCAAAAGTCGCGCGGAAGTGGAGCGGATGTTCGAGGCGTTCCATCGTTTGCTTACTGAAGAGGAAGCGGTGGCAGCACCTGAACTTGGAAAGCTCGAAGTGTTCGCTGGTGTTCGCGAATTCCCTTCGCGTGTCAAATGCGCAGTGCTGGCCTGGCATACACTGAAGGCCGCCTTGTTCGGAGCGAAGGAGCCAGTATCGACAGAGTGA
- a CDS encoding cysteine desulfurase has protein sequence MDVDRIREDFPILHQTVYGKPLVYLDNAATTQKPRAVIETVSKFYEQVNANIHRGLHYLSEKATERYEAVRQQVQRFIGAEDASEIVFTRGTTEAINLVAASLGKLLLRPGDEIVLTTLEHHSNIVPWQLVCAATGAKIQVVPVDDAGDLCLEAYERLLGPRTKIVSVAHVSNALGTVNPIREIVRSAKEVGAKVVVDGAQAVSHLPVNVSELGCDFYAFSGHKLFGPTGVGVLWGRAELLDAMPPYQGGGEMIRTVTFEESTWAKIPHKFEAGTPPIAEVVGLGAAIAYVQQIGFAAIHRHERELLQCATRALEAVPGVRILGTPRDKAAVISFTLDGVHPHDIGTILDREGIAIRAGHHCAQPLMRRFGLAATARASFAFYNTLAEAEALAAAVEKVREVFA, from the coding sequence TTGGATGTCGACCGGATTCGCGAGGATTTTCCCATCCTTCATCAAACCGTCTACGGTAAGCCGCTCGTTTACCTAGACAACGCAGCCACCACGCAGAAACCGCGGGCGGTGATCGAAACAGTTTCCAAGTTTTACGAGCAGGTCAACGCCAACATTCACCGCGGGCTCCATTACCTTTCGGAGAAGGCGACCGAGCGGTACGAGGCTGTGCGGCAACAGGTGCAGCGGTTCATCGGTGCGGAGGACGCGAGCGAGATCGTGTTCACGCGCGGCACCACCGAGGCGATCAATTTAGTGGCTGCGAGCCTCGGCAAGCTCCTGCTGCGCCCCGGTGATGAAATCGTGCTCACAACGTTAGAGCACCATTCCAACATCGTGCCGTGGCAACTCGTCTGCGCCGCGACTGGGGCGAAAATCCAGGTTGTTCCGGTCGATGATGCGGGGGATCTTTGCCTCGAGGCCTACGAGCGACTGCTCGGGCCGAGAACGAAAATCGTCTCGGTCGCACACGTTTCCAACGCGCTGGGGACTGTAAACCCAATTCGGGAGATCGTGCGCTCCGCAAAGGAGGTGGGCGCGAAAGTCGTTGTGGACGGAGCGCAAGCGGTGTCGCACTTGCCAGTGAACGTCAGCGAGCTCGGGTGTGATTTCTATGCCTTCTCTGGCCACAAGCTGTTCGGGCCCACTGGGGTCGGCGTGTTGTGGGGACGGGCAGAGCTGCTGGACGCCATGCCTCCTTACCAAGGGGGTGGCGAAATGATCCGAACCGTGACTTTTGAGGAGTCTACCTGGGCCAAGATTCCCCACAAATTCGAGGCTGGAACGCCACCCATTGCCGAGGTGGTTGGCCTCGGAGCGGCGATCGCTTACGTCCAGCAAATTGGGTTTGCCGCCATTCACCGGCACGAACGCGAACTCTTGCAGTGTGCAACTCGTGCCCTGGAGGCGGTTCCAGGAGTCCGCATTCTTGGCACGCCGCGTGACAAAGCTGCCGTGATTTCGTTTACGTTGGACGGAGTTCACCCGCACGACATTGGGACGATCTTGGATCGGGAGGGAATTGCCATTCGAGCTGGCCATCATTGCGCCCAGCCACTCATGCGGCGTTTTGGCCTGGCTGCAACTGCCCGGGCTTCGTTCGCCTTCTACAACACGTTGGCCGAGGCAGAGGCGCTTGCTGCTGCGGTGGAAAAAGTGCGCGAGGTGTTTGCATGA
- the sufD gene encoding Fe-S cluster assembly protein SufD — MPPAHGFTLYEEAMQQLEVASPSWLRALRAHALEAFRRMGFPTARVEDWKYTDVSPIAREPFSLPPPPSPDLLAETSRDRFGINASATLRFLLGQATHEGVQGCELPNTVRVHPLRVALTAEEALVRRSLGSSIASDEAPFAALNTALVQDGGFVHVPAGTRVAAPIQLLFVNTTVARPTILCPRNLIVLEDGAAATVVEFWAGHSPVAVFTNAVTEIVLGRGATLTHLRIVEERDGLMHMGTTAVRQAADSVYRSRVFTFGGRWARVEIQTRLEDAGAATYLDGLFIADGPTLVDHHTAIDHVSGRTTSRQLYKGVLDGSAHGVFNGKVFVRPGALKSDAQQMNKNLLLSDDAEIDTKPQLEIFADDVKCSHGAAIGRLDESALFYLQSRGIAAEDARRLLIYAFANEIVERVELEPARATLQGILRRRLAAAPEENAA, encoded by the coding sequence ATGCCGCCAGCCCATGGCTTCACCCTCTACGAGGAAGCTATGCAGCAACTCGAGGTCGCGAGCCCATCCTGGCTGCGAGCGCTCCGTGCTCACGCCCTGGAGGCGTTTCGTCGCATGGGCTTTCCAACAGCCCGCGTGGAAGACTGGAAGTACACCGATGTTTCCCCCATCGCCCGCGAGCCCTTTTCCCTGCCCCCTCCACCGAGCCCAGATCTGCTCGCCGAGACATCCCGAGACCGGTTCGGGATCAACGCGTCCGCCACACTCCGGTTTTTGCTGGGACAAGCCACGCACGAGGGAGTGCAAGGATGCGAGCTGCCAAACACCGTGCGGGTGCATCCGCTGCGGGTAGCACTGACGGCAGAGGAGGCTCTTGTCCGCCGCTCTTTAGGAAGCTCCATTGCGAGCGACGAAGCCCCCTTTGCCGCCTTGAACACAGCACTGGTGCAAGACGGCGGGTTCGTGCACGTTCCCGCGGGCACGCGAGTGGCTGCCCCTATCCAGTTGCTCTTCGTGAACACAACCGTGGCGCGACCGACGATCCTTTGCCCGCGCAACCTGATTGTCTTGGAGGATGGCGCGGCAGCAACCGTGGTTGAGTTTTGGGCAGGTCATAGCCCCGTGGCTGTGTTCACAAATGCGGTAACCGAGATTGTACTCGGTCGAGGGGCGACCTTGACCCACCTGCGCATTGTCGAGGAGAGAGACGGGTTGATGCACATGGGCACGACGGCTGTTCGGCAAGCAGCCGACAGCGTTTACCGTTCTCGCGTGTTCACCTTCGGTGGCCGCTGGGCTCGGGTGGAAATTCAGACACGGCTCGAAGACGCTGGCGCGGCGACATACCTGGATGGCTTGTTCATTGCCGACGGGCCGACACTGGTGGATCACCACACGGCGATCGACCACGTCAGTGGCCGGACGACGAGCCGGCAATTGTACAAGGGCGTTCTCGATGGTTCGGCGCACGGGGTGTTCAATGGCAAGGTGTTCGTTCGTCCCGGCGCTCTGAAAAGCGATGCCCAACAAATGAACAAGAACCTCCTGCTTTCGGACGATGCCGAGATCGACACCAAACCGCAGCTCGAGATCTTTGCGGACGACGTGAAGTGCAGCCACGGTGCTGCCATTGGCCGCCTCGACGAGAGCGCGCTCTTTTACCTGCAATCCCGAGGCATCGCCGCCGAAGACGCCCGCCGACTACTCATCTACGCGTTCGCCAACGAGATTGTCGAGCGAGTGGAACTGGAGCCTGCGCGGGCCACCTTACAAGGTATCCTACGGCGGCGGCTTGCCGCAGCACCGGAGGAGAATGCCGCATGA